A stretch of Besnoitia besnoiti strain Bb-Ger1 chromosome V, whole genome shotgun sequence DNA encodes these proteins:
- a CDS encoding glycosyltransferase, group 1 family protein (encoded by transcript BESB_059160) produces the protein MERRAVKMERERKGSGKVTFVHLDLGLGGAEQLVVYAALAMQQEAAKSAENFGNSQESASAERDAQEVEDAGYDVEILTTHHDTTRCFPATVDGRLRVSVYGRFLPRSLGARAVALCSLLRMLWLCLVLLVTGRWRRRVIFCDQVSAINPLLSFFTEKLVFYAHFPDMLLAARRDKQPQGVIARIKALYRALLDAVEQATTGRCDVLLFNSRFTEATYRRSFPSMRFPRNAVLYPPVDTRAADAFLQSFSREACVKRLKRLPEFKHFDFSVPFAFSLNRYEAKKGLPLALQALAEAQQRGVASGTLNLVVAGGFDGRLRECVEIYGDLVRLGREQLNFEVLTDTQAPSSSRETAQKTQLLLLKNISDETRQCLMAACLCVIYTPHEEHFGMVPCEAMALGCPVIASDSGGPRESVLHGETGFLCEHDAQSFGDALLRIVRMQRETAEAYEDMRRAGRRHAKEKFSFEVFRARLRQLINED, from the exons atggagaggcgagcagtcaagatggagagagaaagaaaaggcTCTGGGAAGGTCACCTTCGTTCACCTCGATCTCGGCCTCGGGGGAGCGGAGCAGCTCGTGGTCtacgcggcgctcgccatgcagcaggaagcggcgaagagcgcggagAACTTCGGAAACTCCCAGGAatccgccagcgccgagcgcgacgcgcaggaggtCGAAGACGCTGGCTACGACGTGGAGATCCTCACGACGCACCACGACACGACGCGATGCTTCCCTGCGACTGTAGACG GGCGACTGCGCGTCTCGGTCTACGGCCGGTTCCTCCCGCGGAGCTTGGGAGcccgcgctgtcgcgctcTGCTCGCTGCTTCGCATGCTTTGGCTCTGCCTCGTCTTGCTCGTCACAG GCCGATGGAGGCGGAGAGTCATTTTCTGCGACCAAGTTTCTGCAATCAAtcctcttctctcgtttTTCACTGAGAAG CTGGTGTTCTACGCGCACTTTCCAGACAtgcttctcgcggcgcgccgagacaAGCAGCCTCAGGGCGTCATCGCGCGAATAAAAGCCCTCTACCGAGCTCTGCTCGACGCCGTTGAACAGGCCACAACAG GGCGATGCGATGTGTTGCTCTTCAACTCGCGCTTCACTGAGGCCACCTACCGTCGGAGTTTTCCCTCTATGAG ATTTCCGCGCAACGCCGTTCTGTACCCTCCCGTGGacacgcgggcggcggatgCGTTTCTGCAGAgcttctcgcgcgaggcATGCGTCAAGCGCCTTAAGCGGCTACCCGAATTCAAACA CTTTGACTTTTCTGTGCCGTTCGCGTTTTCTCTGAATCGGTACGAAGCTAAAAAGGGCCTcccgctcgccctccaggcgctggctgaggcgcagcagagaggcgttGCGAGCGGCACTCTGAACCTCGTAGTTGCCG gcggcttcgacgggcgcctgcgagagtgTGTGGAGATTTACGGAGACCTCGTGCGGCTGGGGAGGGAGCAGCTGAACTTCGAGGTCTTAACCGACACtcaggcgccttcgtcgtcgcgagAAACTGCACAAAAAACGCAATTGCTCCTCCTCAAGAACATCAGCGACGAAACACGACAGTGCCTGATGgcggcctgtctctgcgtcatCTACACGCCTCACGAGGAGCACTTCGGCATG gTGCCGTGCGAGGCGATGGCACTCGGCTGTCCTGTCATCGCGTCGGACTCTGGCggcccgcgagagagcgtCCTCCACGGCGAAACG GGATTTCTCTGCGAACACGACGCGCAGAGTTTTGGCGACGCGCTACTCAGAatcgtgcgcatgcagcgcgaaACGGCCGAGGCCTACGAG GACATGCGGAGAGCTGGAAGGCGTCATGCGAAAGAGAAATTCAGTTTCG AAGTGTTTcgagcgcgtcttcgccaACTCATCAACGAGGACTAA